From the Chryseobacterium wanjuense genome, one window contains:
- a CDS encoding RHS repeat-associated core domain-containing protein produces the protein MTDQNDYYPFGMNIPREEKAIFGTNSLYNYKYNGKELQETGMYDYGARFYMPDLGRWGVVDPLAEKMTRHSPYNYAFNNPLSFIDPDGREGTGWIKSVVDGQTSWTYDKDVHSLQDAKDKKYTGVQEYQDALTITGISNGQQNYQYTLDTSGVVTDSSGNLMAESFKTGAGTNIGVNPDSSMLFSIRNMPSIGLGGMGGEIKFSQIYGVGYSIAIGYVSADGNNGSSFYVTPSFGVGYDVGPSFSLYSVNQPAGHDFKIGDFQGQGMSYGVSAFFLNGSYGGSDYNGSFQFSDTNPSNFGLSKQGAKGYTTTGGGINPFGFGASYQYGKTHLFWTTPAKK, from the coding sequence ATTACCGATCAGAATGACTATTATCCTTTTGGGATGAATATTCCAAGGGAAGAGAAGGCGATTTTTGGAACAAATAGTTTGTATAATTACAAGTATAACGGAAAGGAATTGCAAGAGACAGGCATGTATGATTATGGGGCGAGATTTTATATGCCTGACCTTGGAAGATGGGGTGTTGTTGATCCACTAGCGGAGAAGATGACTAGACATAGTCCTTATAATTATGCTTTTAATAATCCTTTGAGCTTTATAGATCCCGATGGAAGGGAAGGCACTGGATGGATTAAGTCAGTTGTTGATGGGCAAACATCTTGGACATATGATAAAGATGTTCATTCATTACAGGATGCTAAGGATAAAAAATATACGGGAGTTCAGGAATATCAAGATGCCTTAACAATAACTGGAATAAGTAATGGACAACAAAATTATCAATATACTTTAGATACTTCAGGTGTCGTTACCGACTCTAGTGGTAACTTAATGGCAGAATCTTTCAAAACTGGTGCAGGAACTAACATCGGGGTTAATCCTGATAGTTCGATGTTGTTTTCTATTAGGAATATGCCTTCTATAGGATTAGGAGGAATGGGTGGTGAAATAAAATTCAGCCAAATATATGGGGTAGGATATTCAATAGCAATTGGTTATGTTTCTGCGGATGGCAATAATGGAAGTTCTTTTTATGTAACACCATCTTTTGGTGTTGGGTACGATGTTGGTCCTTCCTTTAGCTTATATTCCGTTAATCAACCAGCAGGACACGATTTTAAAATTGGAGACTTCCAAGGACAAGGAATGAGCTATGGAGTATCTGCATTTTTCTTAAATGGCTCTTATGGGGGCTCAGATTATAACGGAAGTTTTCAGTTTAGTGATACGAATCCAAGTAATTTTGGTTTAAGTAAACAAGGTGCGAAAGGTTATACTACTACAGGTGGTGGAATTAATCCGTTTGGATTTGGCGCATCTTATCAGTATGGAAAAACTCATTTGTTTTGGACTACACCAGCTAAGAAATAA
- a CDS encoding helix-turn-helix domain-containing protein codes for MKSITFGKRLTEVRKDKKMSQDEVGKLVNVHGAVIGRYEREEVKPSIEVVIQLAEVLEISLDYLVGSTDVLLEKNIVSKILDIKNCRKLPNLQKKTRITFF; via the coding sequence ATGAAGTCTATAACTTTTGGTAAGCGTCTTACAGAGGTAAGAAAAGATAAAAAGATGTCGCAGGACGAAGTGGGTAAATTGGTAAATGTTCACGGTGCTGTCATCGGAAGATATGAACGTGAGGAAGTAAAACCGTCTATCGAGGTGGTTATACAACTGGCGGAAGTTTTGGAGATTTCTTTGGATTATCTTGTAGGTTCTACAGATGTTCTTTTGGAAAAAAATATCGTCTCCAAAATCCTCGATATCAAAAACTGCAGGAAGTTACCAAACTTACAGAAAAAGACAAGGATTACATTTTTTTAA